The following are encoded together in the Nocardioides sp. Arc9.136 genome:
- a CDS encoding LLM class flavin-dependent oxidoreductase: MTKKLHLLGFIQNGVNSHATGMWRHPQDKVGWSFTDPAYWEHLARTMERGRFDGMFIADELAPYTTHEDSSDATVRYAVQCPTHEPSTIVPIITRATEHLGVGVTLSTAFEHPYSMCRRLSSLDHLSDGRIAWNIVSSYSKSEWEAYGEEMTPRADRYERLEEYMELCYKLWDSWEPDAIVADAESGVYADPDKVTVVDHQGEYYRSKGRHFVAPSPQGRPVLWQAGSSPRGRDFAAKHAEAIFAVHPSVERMREYVDDVTSRLPKFGRERGDVKYLFGVQTVVAPTEEEAQAKYERIKACIPLEGAIAWMSGHFGLDFSTFDPDDQIQDIEVPGIQGLFESILYAKNGEPVTVAEAAMIYAQGMGMPVLVGTPSSIADQLETYADEGGADGFMLIATYTPGCFEEFVDMVVPELQRRGRLRTEYTGSTLREHLLEQ, translated from the coding sequence ATGACGAAGAAACTGCACCTCCTCGGCTTCATCCAGAACGGCGTGAACAGCCACGCCACCGGCATGTGGCGCCACCCGCAGGACAAGGTCGGCTGGTCGTTCACCGACCCGGCGTACTGGGAGCACCTGGCCAGGACGATGGAGCGCGGGCGCTTCGACGGGATGTTCATCGCCGACGAGCTCGCGCCGTACACCACGCACGAGGACAGCTCCGACGCGACGGTGCGGTACGCCGTGCAGTGCCCGACGCACGAGCCGTCGACGATCGTCCCGATCATCACCCGCGCCACCGAGCACCTCGGCGTCGGCGTGACCCTGTCGACGGCGTTCGAGCACCCCTACTCGATGTGTCGCCGGCTCTCCAGCCTCGACCACCTCTCCGACGGCCGCATCGCGTGGAACATCGTCTCGTCGTACTCCAAGAGCGAGTGGGAGGCCTACGGCGAGGAGATGACGCCGCGCGCCGACCGCTACGAGCGGCTCGAGGAGTACATGGAGCTCTGCTACAAGCTCTGGGACTCCTGGGAGCCCGACGCGATCGTGGCCGACGCCGAGTCCGGGGTCTACGCCGACCCTGACAAGGTCACGGTCGTCGACCACCAGGGGGAGTACTACCGGAGCAAGGGCCGCCACTTCGTCGCTCCCTCGCCGCAGGGCCGGCCGGTGCTGTGGCAGGCGGGGTCGTCGCCGCGGGGCCGCGACTTCGCGGCGAAGCACGCGGAGGCGATCTTCGCGGTGCACCCGAGCGTCGAGCGGATGCGCGAGTACGTCGACGACGTCACCTCGCGGCTGCCGAAGTTCGGTCGTGAGCGCGGGGACGTGAAGTACCTGTTCGGCGTGCAGACCGTCGTCGCCCCCACCGAGGAGGAGGCGCAGGCCAAGTACGAGCGGATCAAGGCCTGCATCCCGCTCGAGGGTGCGATCGCCTGGATGTCGGGCCACTTCGGCCTGGACTTCTCCACCTTCGACCCCGACGACCAGATCCAGGACATCGAGGTGCCGGGCATCCAGGGCCTCTTCGAGTCGATCCTCTACGCCAAGAACGGCGAGCCGGTCACGGTCGCGGAGGCGGCGATGATCTACGCCCAGGGCATGGGCATGCCGGTCCTCGTGGGCACCCCGTCGTCCATCGCCGACCAGCTCGAGACGTACGCCGACGAGGGTGGCGCCGACGGGTTCATGCTCATCGCGACGTACACCCCGGGCTGCTTCGAGGAGTTCGTGGACATGGTCGTCCCCGAGCTGCAGCGGCGCGGACGGCTGCGCACGGAGTACACCGGCAGCACGCTGCGGGAGCACCTGCTCGAGCAGTGA
- a CDS encoding SRPBCC domain-containing protein, whose translation MSTTPNVPYRLEFSVEVPGTPEQVWQAIATARGMSAWFTPTTMEEREGGSLHFDMGPDMGSDGQVTAWEPPRRLVYEEDWAALMGKEPDALSPLTSEFIVEAQSGGTCVVRVTSSGFGTGAAWESEFWDTMAPGWTPFFDNLRLYLAHFPGQEATHLEATAAHAGDAEALWTAVRDQLGLGPEGAAVDVRGATGTVERVGDRQALVRLTAPVPGMLSVYTWDDGDGKATAGVRAYLFSADAADYVRREQPAWQDWLQNLSVPA comes from the coding sequence ATGAGCACCACCCCGAACGTCCCCTACCGCCTCGAGTTCAGCGTCGAGGTCCCCGGCACCCCCGAGCAGGTCTGGCAGGCCATCGCCACCGCCCGGGGCATGAGCGCCTGGTTCACGCCCACGACGATGGAGGAGCGCGAGGGCGGCTCCCTCCACTTCGACATGGGCCCGGACATGGGCTCGGACGGCCAGGTCACCGCGTGGGAGCCGCCGCGCCGTCTGGTCTACGAGGAGGACTGGGCCGCGCTCATGGGCAAGGAGCCGGACGCGCTCAGCCCGCTCACCTCGGAGTTCATCGTCGAGGCGCAGTCCGGCGGGACCTGCGTCGTGCGGGTCACCAGCAGCGGCTTCGGGACCGGCGCCGCCTGGGAGTCGGAGTTCTGGGACACCATGGCTCCCGGCTGGACGCCGTTCTTCGACAACCTGCGCCTCTACCTCGCGCACTTCCCGGGTCAGGAGGCCACCCACCTGGAGGCCACCGCCGCCCACGCCGGCGACGCCGAGGCGCTCTGGACGGCCGTGCGCGACCAACTCGGGCTGGGCCCCGAGGGTGCCGCGGTCGACGTGCGCGGCGCCACGGGCACGGTCGAGCGGGTCGGCGACCGGCAGGCGCTGGTCCGGCTCACCGCACCGGTGCCGGGGATGCTCAGCGTCTACACCTGGGACGACGGCGACGGCAAGGCCACCGCGGGCGTCCGGGCGTACCTGTTCTCGGCGGACGCGGCGGACTACGTGCGGCGCGAGCAGCCGGCCTGGCAGGACTGGCTGCAGAACCTCTCCGTCCCGGCCTGA
- a CDS encoding helix-turn-helix domain-containing protein, whose protein sequence is MQDVEVIESTEAAAAALDPVRARLLAELAVPASAAGLAARVGIARQKVNYHLKALEAHGLVELSGERRHGGITERVLQASAASYVVSPAAVSASAADPDANADHLSAGYLVALAGRLVREVGALARRAGASGKRLPTLTIDTQIGFRSAADRAAFADDLTAAVLDLAARYHHDDGRPHRLLVAAHPLPEENP, encoded by the coding sequence ATGCAGGACGTCGAGGTCATCGAGAGCACGGAGGCAGCCGCCGCCGCGCTGGACCCGGTCCGGGCCCGGCTGCTGGCCGAGCTCGCGGTCCCGGCGTCCGCCGCAGGGCTCGCCGCCCGGGTCGGCATCGCGCGCCAGAAGGTCAACTACCACCTCAAGGCGCTCGAGGCGCACGGGCTGGTGGAGCTGTCCGGCGAGCGCCGGCACGGCGGCATCACCGAGCGGGTGCTGCAGGCGTCGGCGGCGTCGTACGTCGTGTCGCCGGCGGCCGTGAGCGCGTCCGCGGCCGACCCCGACGCCAACGCCGACCACCTGTCGGCGGGCTACCTCGTCGCGCTGGCCGGTCGGCTGGTGCGCGAGGTCGGCGCCCTGGCGCGCCGGGCCGGCGCGTCCGGCAAGCGCCTGCCGACGCTGACCATCGACACGCAGATCGGCTTCCGGTCCGCCGCCGACCGGGCGGCCTTCGCCGACGACCTGACCGCCGCGGTGCTCGACCTGGCCGCTCGCTACCACCACGACGACGGGCGCCCGCACCGGCTCCTGGTCGCCGCCCACCCCCTTCCCGAGGAGAACCCATGA
- a CDS encoding SRPBCC domain-containing protein, translating into MTHTDVGEAVVEATPAEVFAALVDEAARTAWLPPAGMTGRFDWFDARPGGGYRMTLTYDDETTRGKSGGGTDVVEVRFLDLDAPHRLVEQAEFVSDDPDLAGTMTLTWSLEPVEEGTRVVITATDVPDGIFSEDHAAAFGSTLGNLREHLARG; encoded by the coding sequence ATGACCCACACCGATGTCGGGGAGGCCGTCGTCGAGGCGACGCCCGCCGAGGTCTTCGCCGCGCTGGTCGACGAGGCAGCCAGGACCGCGTGGCTGCCGCCCGCCGGGATGACCGGACGGTTCGACTGGTTCGACGCCAGGCCGGGCGGCGGCTACCGGATGACGTTGACCTACGACGACGAGACGACCCGGGGGAAGTCGGGCGGGGGCACCGACGTCGTCGAGGTCAGGTTCCTCGACCTCGACGCGCCCCACCGGCTCGTCGAGCAGGCGGAGTTCGTCTCCGACGACCCGGACCTGGCCGGGACCATGACGCTGACCTGGTCGCTCGAGCCGGTCGAGGAGGGGACCCGCGTCGTCATCACGGCCACCGACGTCCCCGACGGCATCTTCAGCGAGGACCACGCCGCGGCCTTCGGGTCCACCCTGGGCAACCTCCGCGAGCACCTCGCCCGCGGCTGA
- a CDS encoding DinB family protein, which yields MRRFDDEDLTGAEFRECDLSGARMVGVVMQDAVIDGLVTRLMVNGVEVMGYVEAELDRRHPVRLLLRSDDPDDLRRGWRQLCDDWEATAERVRAMPEDSEHRSVDGEWSMVETLRHLVFVHDSWFRRCVLGLTEPFTAMGLGPPSVMEQEGIGLDPAARPSLDEVLAVRDRQASEVETWLAGVTPYQLARTAPVPDDGRWPPYAAGRTVRQCLGTVLDEEWAHHGFCARDLDTLASSDP from the coding sequence GTGCGACGCTTCGACGACGAGGACCTCACGGGCGCGGAGTTCCGCGAGTGCGACCTGAGCGGGGCGCGGATGGTCGGCGTCGTCATGCAGGACGCGGTGATCGACGGCCTGGTCACCCGGCTCATGGTCAACGGGGTCGAGGTGATGGGGTACGTCGAGGCGGAGCTCGACCGCCGTCACCCGGTGCGGCTGCTGCTCCGCTCCGACGACCCGGACGACCTGCGCCGGGGATGGCGGCAGCTGTGCGACGACTGGGAGGCGACCGCCGAGCGGGTCCGGGCGATGCCCGAGGACAGCGAGCACCGCTCCGTCGACGGTGAGTGGTCGATGGTCGAGACCCTGCGCCACCTGGTCTTCGTGCACGACTCCTGGTTCCGACGCTGCGTGCTCGGGCTCACCGAGCCGTTCACGGCCATGGGTCTGGGGCCGCCGTCGGTCATGGAGCAGGAGGGCATCGGGCTCGACCCGGCCGCGCGCCCGAGCCTCGACGAGGTGCTTGCCGTCCGCGACCGGCAGGCCTCGGAGGTCGAGACGTGGCTGGCCGGGGTCACGCCCTACCAGCTCGCGCGGACCGCGCCGGTCCCGGACGACGGCAGGTGGCCGCCGTACGCCGCGGGCCGCACCGTCCGGCAGTGCCTGGGCACGGTGCTCGACGAGGAGTGGGCCCACCACGGGTTCTGCGCCCGCGACCTGGACACGTTGGCGAGCTCGGACCCGTGA
- a CDS encoding DUF998 domain-containing protein, giving the protein MPTARRRRLPRAAGLSSAYWGALALLVRPAYIATELVVAGATTGGYSFLADSVSRLGEVGCSAAYCSPRHGVISWSFIGFGALLAGGAVLIRRALGPSVTGLLAISGLSSVATGLAPLDQDPTLHAIVAAPLFVAQPVALVVLGARLRHARPRLSRALLATGVVTGLAAGAFVLSGDGPVSGALERLALWPVLVGLAAFACTLLTSDDRPGPGGVGADTSPPRPADAAGGLSAEVTTQPQTPAG; this is encoded by the coding sequence ATGCCGACGGCCCGCAGACGACGGCTCCCCAGAGCCGCCGGTCTATCGTCCGCCTACTGGGGGGCGCTGGCGCTGCTCGTGCGACCGGCGTACATCGCGACGGAGTTGGTCGTCGCGGGCGCGACGACGGGCGGCTACAGCTTCCTCGCCGACTCGGTCAGCCGACTCGGAGAGGTCGGTTGCTCGGCGGCGTACTGCTCGCCGCGTCACGGGGTCATTAGCTGGTCGTTCATCGGGTTCGGTGCGTTGCTGGCCGGCGGCGCTGTGCTGATTCGGCGGGCTCTGGGGCCATCGGTGACGGGACTCCTCGCGATCTCTGGGCTCAGCTCGGTCGCCACGGGTCTCGCGCCTCTCGACCAGGACCCCACGCTGCACGCGATCGTCGCGGCACCCCTGTTCGTCGCTCAGCCGGTCGCGCTGGTCGTCCTCGGTGCCCGGTTGCGGCATGCCCGGCCTCGGTTGTCCCGGGCGCTGCTCGCCACGGGAGTCGTGACCGGCCTGGCGGCCGGGGCGTTCGTGCTCTCGGGTGATGGCCCCGTGTCGGGTGCCCTCGAACGCCTCGCCCTGTGGCCGGTGCTCGTCGGGCTGGCCGCGTTCGCGTGCACGTTGCTGACGTCCGATGACCGTCCGGGACCCGGTGGGGTCGGCGCGGACACCAGTCCGCCGCGTCCGGCGGACGCTGCGGGTGGACTCAGCGCCGAGGTGACGACCCAGCCGCAGACGCCCGCGGGCTGA
- a CDS encoding DNA cytosine methyltransferase: MRTAIDLFAGAGGATQGLRDAGFDVVAAVENDAAAAATWRANHPGRMFESDIRAVDTDDLRGALPEGARLDLLKACPPCQGFSSLRGADPDPERNDLVLDTLRLVDALQPRVLLLENVPGLARDTRFSALVEGLDDRDYAARHYVVEASELGVPQRRRRLVLMAVHRDEGAEPPAELADLLPHAERAPATTVGQAFSQLVLDMPVDDEWHRWRRSSEAVRARIAAVPVNGTRLDLPEEHQLKCHTRLGTKSALASYGRIKADGVSPTMTTRCTTPACGSFIHPTEHRGISVREAAALQTFPARYKWTGGYDSVERQIGNAVPVRMAEALGRAAGRLLDGSTASALSAGSRRGPSSEKGTHAPRSHDSLAASRSARFFSA; this comes from the coding sequence GTGCGCACCGCGATCGACCTGTTCGCCGGCGCGGGCGGGGCGACCCAGGGCCTGCGCGACGCGGGCTTCGATGTGGTCGCCGCCGTCGAGAACGACGCAGCCGCGGCGGCGACCTGGCGAGCGAACCACCCGGGCAGGATGTTCGAGTCCGACATCAGGGCGGTCGACACCGACGATCTTCGCGGCGCGCTCCCCGAGGGCGCGCGGCTGGACCTCCTCAAGGCGTGCCCGCCGTGCCAGGGTTTTTCGTCTCTGCGGGGGGCCGATCCCGACCCGGAGCGCAACGACCTGGTGCTCGACACCCTGCGCCTCGTCGACGCCCTCCAGCCACGCGTCCTCCTCCTGGAGAACGTCCCCGGCCTAGCCCGCGACACTAGATTTTCAGCCCTCGTCGAGGGACTGGACGACCGCGACTACGCGGCCCGCCACTACGTGGTCGAGGCGAGCGAGCTAGGCGTACCTCAGCGCCGTCGGAGACTCGTGCTCATGGCGGTGCACCGGGACGAGGGCGCCGAACCGCCGGCGGAACTGGCCGATCTGCTGCCGCACGCCGAGCGCGCTCCCGCGACGACGGTGGGACAGGCCTTCTCCCAGCTGGTGCTTGACATGCCCGTCGACGACGAGTGGCACCGTTGGCGACGGAGCAGTGAGGCCGTCCGGGCCAGGATCGCGGCCGTGCCGGTGAACGGCACCCGGCTCGACCTACCGGAGGAGCACCAGCTGAAGTGCCACACCCGGTTGGGCACGAAGTCCGCCCTCGCCAGCTACGGCCGGATCAAGGCCGACGGGGTGTCCCCCACCATGACGACGAGGTGCACGACGCCGGCATGCGGATCGTTCATCCACCCCACCGAGCACCGAGGGATCTCCGTTAGGGAAGCGGCCGCGCTACAAACGTTCCCCGCGCGGTACAAGTGGACCGGTGGGTACGACAGCGTGGAGCGCCAGATCGGCAACGCCGTGCCGGTCCGGATGGCGGAGGCGCTCGGTCGCGCTGCCGGACGCCTACTCGACGGTTCAACGGCCTCCGCGTTGAGCGCGGGAAGCAGGCGTGGGCCCTCCAGTGAGAAAGGGACCCACGCCCCGAGGAGTCACGACTCCTTAGCCGCCTCGCGCTCGGCGCGCTTCTTCTCCGCGTAG
- a CDS encoding ATP-binding protein — MSEQQVALVEAGEQVTADDPASDYTMKMSRLTVDKLGVKLYDRASAVVAELIANGYDADAETVIVTLPLGTELATKKDGAVTEHGYDVTVVDDGHGMTPEEAQSFFLVVGADRRSRKDDEGVKVGGLSRGKRRPVMGRKGIGKLAPFGICKTIEVRSAGGDKTDRGYLVSHFILEFDNIVRDEETEVPIPRGPDDRTWDPVPGTVVTLRDFLPKRVPARKTFERQVARRFSLARPDFTITINDTRAGEDFEIPKFDIEVDEATKIDVASYPVECGAQVLPVTGWMAFGKKAIKNEEEAGVRIYARGKIVATTRDFEQPAGFTGEFTARSYLVGEMHAEWLDLDNDEDLVRTDRQGILWDSEYGEALRAWGAARVKQIAKASAGPRRESKVKIFLENSRLEQRAKERYGEDNAVLEAVMDFGKKIGGLAHEDELEDTDYVDTLVDIILQVGPHQALINSFKAISKLSDATVDQLLPIFRHTRTAELASYAQIAHERVKSVVELREALAKQGVDEGVLQQLLAGAPWLIRADWSVITQNQSLKTFRSQFAAFWEQKYGDKIEIAISFEKKRPDFTLVHVGLQLHVVEIKKPGHAFDDKDYERLENYLEAFEDFFESHKWVEGVFSDGWVIDLVADDVNVRDRTKRRAFNAAADDKRVLRQNWNDFLARAEKAHEGFLEAYDKAHEDIASTLGPDDDAV, encoded by the coding sequence GTGAGCGAGCAGCAGGTGGCCTTGGTGGAGGCCGGCGAGCAGGTCACCGCTGATGACCCCGCCTCGGACTACACCATGAAGATGTCGCGGCTGACCGTCGACAAACTCGGGGTCAAGCTCTACGACCGCGCCAGCGCCGTCGTCGCGGAGCTCATCGCCAACGGCTACGACGCCGATGCCGAGACCGTCATCGTCACGCTCCCGCTCGGGACCGAGCTGGCCACCAAGAAGGACGGCGCCGTCACGGAGCACGGCTACGACGTGACCGTGGTCGACGACGGCCACGGGATGACCCCCGAAGAGGCGCAGTCGTTTTTCCTGGTCGTCGGTGCCGACCGACGCTCCCGCAAGGATGACGAGGGGGTGAAGGTCGGTGGGCTGTCCCGCGGCAAGAGGCGGCCCGTCATGGGTCGCAAGGGGATCGGGAAGCTCGCGCCCTTCGGCATCTGCAAGACCATCGAGGTCCGCTCGGCGGGCGGCGATAAGACAGATCGTGGCTACCTCGTCAGCCACTTCATCCTGGAGTTCGACAACATAGTCCGGGACGAGGAGACCGAGGTCCCCATCCCGCGGGGGCCCGACGACCGGACCTGGGACCCGGTGCCCGGGACAGTGGTGACCCTCAGGGACTTCCTTCCGAAGCGTGTGCCAGCCCGCAAGACCTTCGAGCGTCAGGTCGCGCGGCGGTTCTCTCTAGCGCGACCGGACTTCACCATCACCATCAACGACACTCGGGCCGGCGAGGATTTCGAGATCCCGAAGTTTGACATCGAGGTCGACGAGGCTACGAAGATCGATGTGGCCTCGTATCCGGTGGAGTGCGGCGCCCAAGTGCTGCCCGTGACCGGGTGGATGGCCTTCGGCAAGAAGGCGATCAAGAACGAGGAGGAGGCCGGCGTCCGCATCTACGCGCGCGGAAAGATCGTCGCCACCACGCGCGACTTCGAGCAGCCGGCCGGGTTCACCGGCGAGTTCACCGCCCGGTCGTACCTCGTCGGCGAGATGCACGCCGAGTGGCTCGACCTTGACAATGACGAGGACCTCGTACGTACGGACCGGCAAGGCATCCTCTGGGACTCGGAGTACGGCGAGGCCCTCCGGGCCTGGGGCGCTGCCCGGGTCAAGCAGATTGCTAAAGCATCAGCGGGTCCGCGCCGCGAGTCCAAGGTCAAGATCTTCCTCGAGAACTCGAGGCTGGAGCAGCGCGCCAAGGAGCGGTACGGCGAGGACAACGCGGTCCTTGAGGCCGTGATGGACTTCGGCAAGAAGATCGGGGGGCTCGCTCACGAAGACGAGCTCGAGGACACCGACTACGTTGACACGCTAGTCGACATCATCCTCCAGGTCGGTCCCCATCAGGCCCTGATCAACTCGTTCAAGGCCATCAGCAAGTTGTCCGACGCTACCGTCGATCAGCTCCTGCCCATCTTCCGGCACACGCGCACGGCTGAGCTCGCGAGCTACGCACAGATCGCCCACGAGCGGGTGAAGAGCGTGGTCGAACTTCGCGAGGCGCTGGCAAAGCAGGGAGTGGACGAGGGTGTCCTGCAGCAGCTTCTGGCCGGCGCCCCCTGGCTCATCCGGGCCGACTGGTCTGTCATAACGCAGAACCAGAGCCTGAAGACCTTCCGCAGCCAATTCGCTGCCTTCTGGGAGCAGAAGTACGGGGATAAGATTGAGATCGCGATCTCGTTCGAGAAAAAGCGGCCCGACTTCACCTTGGTGCACGTCGGGCTGCAACTCCACGTCGTCGAAATCAAGAAGCCTGGTCACGCGTTCGACGACAAGGACTACGAGCGCCTGGAGAACTATCTGGAGGCCTTCGAGGACTTCTTCGAGTCGCACAAGTGGGTCGAAGGGGTGTTCTCGGACGGCTGGGTGATCGATCTAGTCGCTGACGACGTCAACGTGAGGGACCGGACCAAGCGCCGCGCCTTCAACGCCGCAGCCGACGACAAGCGGGTCCTGCGCCAGAACTGGAACGACTTCTTGGCACGCGCCGAGAAGGCGCACGAGGGCTTTCTCGAGGCTTACGACAAGGCTCACGAGGACATCGCCAGCACTCTTGGCCCGGACGACGACGCCGTGTAA
- a CDS encoding HNH endonuclease, whose protein sequence is MAEVVYVPDGNNEVLKSAIWDAWGSQCWWCGEPIKFRHTQIDHLLPKAPKHSARAAELVAELGLDEDFNVHDPRNLGPICGACNQEKSTTDYTRTDRILSKLRKAGRFRSKVIRHVERFHSDNDLAAAMLRAKLADVDSEEDREVLREHGPGLLRALAYVTDGQLDYVSFRHVEVGQWEPRTVVVALAPPAQRVLTVLEEVCAVEIEAALAEPLRAVEAKLVADAKGGFEGWRGSVGQIYPGDTEFDRLDLQVGTIRMARSGSLFEFEFLGEFEGDLTADLQRDDVNGELQGTTGGAFLTGTFRLDFDWDSADDTDLRLVDVDVYLGTNHFWID, encoded by the coding sequence ATGGCCGAGGTCGTGTACGTCCCAGACGGCAACAACGAGGTGCTTAAGTCGGCAATCTGGGATGCCTGGGGGTCTCAATGCTGGTGGTGCGGCGAGCCCATCAAGTTCCGCCACACTCAGATCGACCACCTGCTGCCCAAGGCCCCCAAGCACTCGGCGCGCGCTGCGGAGCTCGTGGCGGAACTAGGGCTGGACGAGGACTTCAACGTCCACGACCCGCGCAACCTCGGACCTATCTGCGGCGCGTGCAACCAGGAGAAATCAACCACCGACTACACGAGGACTGACCGCATCCTCTCGAAACTCCGGAAAGCCGGTCGTTTCCGGTCGAAGGTCATCCGGCATGTCGAGCGCTTCCACAGCGATAACGACCTTGCCGCGGCGATGCTCCGCGCAAAATTGGCGGACGTCGACTCCGAGGAGGACCGCGAGGTCCTTCGCGAACACGGCCCCGGTCTCCTTCGGGCGCTCGCGTACGTTACTGACGGCCAGCTTGACTACGTCAGCTTCAGGCACGTCGAGGTTGGGCAATGGGAGCCGCGCACGGTCGTGGTGGCCCTCGCCCCTCCGGCCCAACGCGTGCTGACAGTCCTCGAGGAAGTCTGCGCCGTCGAGATCGAGGCTGCGCTTGCCGAGCCGCTCCGCGCAGTCGAGGCGAAGTTGGTCGCTGACGCGAAGGGCGGCTTCGAAGGGTGGCGGGGGAGCGTCGGCCAGATCTACCCCGGCGATACCGAGTTTGACCGCCTCGACCTACAGGTTGGGACTATTCGCATGGCGCGAAGCGGCTCCCTCTTCGAGTTCGAGTTCCTCGGAGAGTTCGAGGGGGATCTGACCGCGGACCTTCAGCGGGACGACGTCAACGGCGAACTGCAGGGCACGACTGGTGGGGCTTTCTTGACCGGCACGTTCAGGCTCGACTTCGACTGGGACTCAGCGGACGATACGGACCTGCGGCTGGTGGATGTCGACGTCTATCTGGGCACCAATCACTTCTGGATCGACTGA
- the cbiE gene encoding precorrin-6y C5,15-methyltransferase (decarboxylating) subunit CbiE codes for MPDPTPPPDVDTSPVVTVVGVGADGRLDEHAEALVRDAEVLLGGRRHLADRPEVPGQERLAWPSPLADALPALLDGLRGRRVVALASGDPMVSGIGTTLVRLLGPTSVRVVPAVSSVALARARMGWSAEESVVVTLVGRQEARLLRELAPGRRMLLLTSGAETPARVGELLAEAGHPDATVTLLADLGAPSESRSVRTASEWASVAATDVPALHVLAVELPTTPGPWFTCSWAAGLPDDAFEHDGQLTKRDLRASALARLQPAPGQHLWDVGAGAGSVGIEWMRAHPTCRTTAVESHPDRAARIARNAARLGVPDLVVVEGRAPDALADLPGPDAIFIGGGATRPGVLDACLAALVPGGRLVVHGVTLETESLLADAYRTHGGELTRLSVETTGPVGTFTGWRPARTVTQWSWRR; via the coding sequence GTGCCCGACCCGACTCCCCCGCCCGACGTGGACACCTCACCGGTGGTCACCGTCGTCGGCGTCGGCGCGGACGGGCGCCTGGACGAGCACGCCGAGGCGCTGGTGCGCGACGCGGAGGTGCTGCTCGGCGGCCGCCGCCACCTGGCGGACCGCCCCGAGGTCCCCGGCCAGGAACGTCTCGCCTGGCCCTCCCCGCTGGCCGACGCCCTCCCCGCCCTCCTCGACGGCCTCCGTGGCCGCCGCGTCGTCGCGCTCGCCTCGGGCGACCCGATGGTGTCGGGGATCGGTACGACGCTCGTCCGCCTGCTCGGCCCCACCTCCGTCCGGGTGGTCCCCGCGGTGTCGTCGGTCGCCCTCGCCCGCGCCCGGATGGGCTGGTCGGCCGAGGAGTCGGTCGTCGTCACCCTCGTCGGCCGCCAGGAGGCGCGCCTGCTCCGCGAGCTCGCCCCCGGCCGCCGGATGCTCCTGCTCACCTCCGGCGCCGAGACCCCCGCCCGCGTCGGAGAGCTGCTCGCCGAGGCCGGCCACCCCGACGCCACCGTCACCCTCCTCGCCGACCTCGGCGCCCCTTCGGAGTCCCGCTCCGTCCGCACGGCGTCCGAGTGGGCCTCCGTTGCCGCGACCGACGTGCCGGCGCTGCACGTCCTGGCTGTCGAGCTGCCCACCACCCCCGGCCCGTGGTTCACCTGCTCCTGGGCCGCCGGCCTCCCGGACGACGCGTTCGAGCACGACGGCCAGCTCACCAAGCGCGACCTGCGCGCCTCCGCCTTGGCCCGCCTCCAGCCCGCGCCCGGCCAGCACCTGTGGGACGTCGGCGCCGGGGCCGGCTCGGTCGGCATCGAGTGGATGCGCGCCCACCCCACCTGCCGTACGACGGCCGTCGAGTCCCACCCCGACCGCGCCGCCCGGATCGCCCGGAACGCCGCCCGCCTCGGCGTCCCCGACCTCGTCGTTGTGGAGGGCCGCGCCCCGGATGCGCTCGCCGACCTGCCCGGACCCGACGCGATCTTCATCGGCGGCGGCGCCACCCGCCCGGGCGTCCTCGACGCCTGCCTCGCCGCCCTCGTCCCCGGCGGCCGCCTCGTCGTCCACGGCGTCACGCTGGAGACCGAGTCCCTCCTCGCCGACGCCTACCGCACCCACGGCGGCGAGCTGACCCGCCTCTCGGTCGAGACCACCGGCCCTGTCGGCACCTTCACCGGCTGGAGGCCTGCGCGCACCGTGACCCAGTGGTCCTGGAGGCGGTGA